The following are encoded in a window of Sutcliffiella horikoshii genomic DNA:
- a CDS encoding DUF294 nucleotidyltransferase-like domain-containing protein, whose translation MKHILTKNLTQTEATNLLNQCHTHHYNQDEIILHATDNREGIFLVLSGMAEVYIPSEKSREEVLEIIKPNELIGLSNIHHFLATHFPQNQQTDPKTPLYPDQVSKHQPQLSLIQVRAIDDLEALYIPYTALKERWLEPDVRDYILDQISSRLHDVYHSLAEQINMNSSIDPTSDPTILRVQDIMLPKTTVIQAKPTDTIQSVAENLSQHTKKTAAVILNNNKIQGIVTMHDFVIRVITRGINTQNQVQTIMTEKPITVPRTAYYYEALTTMLLNGIKHLPIITENNQLAGLVTMTDLLQAKQPTGILQNTEKLKNITKEDLAQVKKELYATLNTMLQQQVPILHTLEVMNTLYDQLIHRCIELSIKDMPTEPPAKFCFYLMGSGARKEQFLLTDQDHFLVYEGNRDTNEQHNDHIDHIATRYFADLAEKIVANLELAGYKRCKGDMMASNSIWRGTLQQWESRIHEWTLKATNDRLLLAQNFFSYRHIFGDENLHQQFQQTITNSLDRAKIFLYRLSQLERENPIPTLEQPLRSIFRRNKKQLDLKKEVLFPYHHSLQILALMHGITYGTPIEKLDQLYEKKILSENFQKDLKASISTILNYYVRNRYKQHQNGEELTSTLTLTTLSTREKEELMLSIRLIKELQNHMLSYY comes from the coding sequence ATGAAGCACATCCTAACAAAAAACCTCACACAAACGGAAGCCACCAACCTTCTAAACCAATGCCACACCCATCACTACAATCAAGACGAAATAATCCTTCATGCCACAGACAACCGTGAAGGCATCTTTCTTGTGCTCTCCGGAATGGCCGAAGTCTATATCCCATCCGAAAAATCACGTGAAGAAGTGCTCGAAATCATCAAGCCGAACGAACTGATCGGCCTGTCCAACATCCATCACTTTCTTGCTACCCACTTCCCGCAAAACCAACAAACAGACCCGAAAACACCCTTGTACCCAGACCAGGTCTCCAAGCACCAACCTCAACTATCACTCATTCAAGTCCGAGCCATCGACGACCTAGAAGCACTCTACATCCCCTATACCGCGCTAAAAGAAAGATGGTTAGAGCCTGACGTTCGCGACTACATTCTCGACCAGATTAGTTCCAGACTGCACGACGTCTACCATTCCCTTGCCGAACAAATCAACATGAATTCCTCCATCGATCCAACAAGCGATCCCACCATTCTAAGGGTCCAAGACATCATGCTACCGAAAACGACAGTCATTCAAGCCAAACCAACCGACACCATCCAATCCGTCGCAGAAAATCTGTCCCAACATACCAAGAAAACCGCCGCCGTCATTCTAAACAACAATAAAATCCAAGGCATCGTCACAATGCACGACTTCGTCATTCGCGTCATCACTAGAGGCATAAACACCCAAAACCAAGTCCAAACCATCATGACAGAAAAACCAATCACCGTCCCAAGAACCGCCTATTACTATGAAGCGCTCACAACCATGCTTCTAAACGGCATCAAACACCTGCCAATCATCACCGAAAACAACCAGCTAGCAGGACTCGTCACCATGACAGACCTGCTCCAAGCCAAGCAACCAACCGGTATTCTTCAAAACACAGAAAAACTTAAAAACATCACCAAAGAAGACCTTGCCCAAGTCAAAAAAGAACTCTACGCAACCCTCAACACCATGCTCCAACAACAAGTCCCAATCCTTCACACCTTAGAAGTCATGAACACCTTATACGACCAGCTAATTCACCGGTGTATCGAGCTTTCCATAAAAGATATGCCAACCGAACCACCAGCGAAATTCTGTTTCTACCTCATGGGCAGCGGGGCCAGAAAAGAACAATTCCTCCTCACTGACCAGGACCATTTCCTTGTCTACGAGGGCAATCGAGATACGAACGAGCAACACAATGATCATATCGACCATATCGCCACCCGATACTTCGCAGATCTAGCAGAAAAAATCGTCGCAAACCTAGAACTTGCCGGTTACAAACGGTGCAAAGGCGATATGATGGCATCCAATTCAATCTGGCGCGGCACACTCCAACAATGGGAGTCCCGCATCCATGAATGGACCCTAAAGGCCACCAATGACCGCTTGCTCTTAGCCCAAAACTTTTTCTCATATCGCCACATCTTCGGCGACGAAAACCTACACCAACAGTTCCAACAAACCATAACGAACTCCCTAGACCGAGCCAAAATATTCCTATACCGCTTATCCCAGCTCGAAAGGGAAAATCCAATCCCAACATTGGAACAACCACTCAGATCCATCTTCCGCCGCAACAAAAAACAACTAGATCTGAAAAAAGAAGTTCTGTTCCCTTACCATCACAGCCTGCAGATACTCGCACTCATGCACGGCATCACATATGGAACGCCAATCGAAAAACTAGACCAGCTGTACGAAAAAAAGATCCTCTCAGAAAACTTTCAAAAGGATCTCAAAGCATCAATCAGTACCATCCTAAACTATTACGTCCGCAACAGATACAAGCAACATCAAAACGGAGAAGAGCTCACATCAACCTTAACACTGACAACACTCTCCACCCGCGAAAAGGAAGAGCTAATGCTGAGCATAAGACTAATTAAAGAACTCCAAAACCACATGCTTTCCTACTATTAA
- a CDS encoding sodium:solute symporter family protein, with amino-acid sequence MDNQFIVSLTLILITFGLYIGIAIYNKARQTSDFYVAGRGVPPIFNGMAIGADWMSAASFIGMAGTIMLLGYDGLAYIMGWTGGYLLLTFLLAPQLRKYGRYTVPEFIGDRFNSHTARVIAAICTIIISFTYSIGQLSGSGVVIGRLLEVDARVGTMIGVVLIAFYAAFGGMKGITWTQVAQYIILIIAYLVPVIFMSLQLTNNPLPWLSYGNIVSQLGELDRELGVSEYFAPFTNGTKWQFLALMFTLMAGTAGLPHVIVRFYTVSTMKAARWSGAWALLFIGLLYLSAPAYAAFSRFILMKQVAGSPIDQLPAWTQSWVNTGKLQVADTNGDGTLQWSELIIANDIVVMATPEIANLGVFVIGLVAAGAMAAALSTAGGLMIAISSSFAHDIYYRVMRPNATDKNRLMVGRVTIVTATVLAGLVALNPPGAITQIVAWAFALASGTFFPALLLGVWWKRANAPGVIAGMLVGLAVTLSYIFAAKYGGFTILGIIDTGAGVFGAASAIITIIVVSLRTKAPSQKLQDEVVDLRYPEQMSYKDGNVWIDK; translated from the coding sequence TTGGATAATCAGTTTATCGTCTCACTCACACTAATCCTGATCACATTCGGTCTATATATCGGAATTGCCATCTACAACAAAGCACGCCAAACCTCCGACTTCTATGTAGCAGGCCGCGGCGTTCCACCAATTTTCAACGGAATGGCCATCGGGGCAGATTGGATGAGTGCAGCGTCATTCATTGGGATGGCCGGAACCATCATGCTACTTGGCTACGACGGACTTGCATACATAATGGGTTGGACAGGCGGTTACCTGCTCCTGACCTTCCTGCTTGCACCACAACTCAGAAAATACGGCCGCTACACAGTACCAGAATTCATCGGAGACCGTTTTAACAGCCACACAGCACGTGTCATCGCGGCAATCTGTACCATCATCATCAGTTTCACCTACTCCATCGGACAGCTTTCCGGCTCCGGAGTCGTAATCGGCCGCTTACTAGAAGTGGACGCAAGAGTCGGCACCATGATTGGGGTCGTCCTGATCGCATTCTATGCCGCATTCGGTGGAATGAAGGGAATCACTTGGACACAAGTAGCACAGTACATCATCCTGATCATCGCATACTTGGTTCCCGTTATTTTCATGTCCCTGCAACTAACCAACAATCCATTGCCATGGCTATCCTACGGTAACATTGTCAGCCAGCTTGGGGAACTAGACAGAGAACTCGGCGTTTCCGAATATTTCGCGCCATTCACCAACGGCACCAAATGGCAGTTCCTAGCCCTCATGTTCACTCTGATGGCCGGAACAGCAGGTCTTCCGCACGTTATCGTACGCTTCTACACCGTTTCTACCATGAAAGCTGCTCGCTGGTCAGGCGCCTGGGCACTACTTTTCATCGGCCTATTATACCTGTCAGCACCGGCATATGCAGCCTTCTCACGCTTCATCCTAATGAAACAAGTAGCAGGAAGCCCGATCGACCAGCTTCCGGCATGGACACAATCATGGGTCAATACAGGGAAACTGCAAGTTGCTGACACAAACGGTGACGGAACCCTCCAATGGAGCGAGCTTATCATCGCAAATGATATCGTCGTTATGGCCACGCCGGAAATCGCCAACCTTGGCGTGTTCGTTATTGGACTCGTAGCGGCAGGCGCTATGGCCGCTGCACTATCGACAGCAGGCGGACTGATGATCGCCATCTCGTCCTCATTCGCGCATGACATCTACTACCGTGTCATGAGACCAAATGCAACCGATAAAAACCGCCTCATGGTCGGCCGAGTTACCATCGTAACCGCAACCGTTCTGGCCGGTCTTGTAGCGCTTAATCCACCAGGAGCCATCACGCAGATCGTTGCATGGGCATTCGCGCTCGCATCCGGTACCTTCTTCCCGGCACTTCTTCTTGGAGTATGGTGGAAACGTGCCAACGCACCAGGTGTCATCGCTGGAATGCTCGTAGGACTTGCCGTCACGCTGTCCTATATATTCGCGGCAAAATACGGCGGCTTCACCATCCTAGGAATCATCGATACAGGTGCAGGGGTCTTTGGAGCAGCATCAGCGATCATCACGATCATCGTCGTATCGCTTAGAACAAAAGCACCATCACAAAAACTTCAAGACGAAGTAGTCGACCTTCGCTATCCAGAACAAATGTCGTATAAAGATGGAAACGTCTGGATCGACAAATAA
- a CDS encoding DUF4212 domain-containing protein — MRKIEKSVADAYFREKNKFILIYLAIWLGVSFGIVLFAESLQFTIFGGFPFHYFMGAQGSVITFIILLFVNAKVSDKIDAKYGIDEKANEVLSAGKTLDH, encoded by the coding sequence TTGAGAAAAATCGAAAAGTCTGTTGCTGATGCTTATTTTAGAGAGAAGAACAAGTTTATCTTAATCTACTTAGCTATCTGGCTTGGTGTTTCGTTTGGCATCGTCCTGTTTGCCGAGTCCTTGCAATTTACCATTTTCGGAGGTTTCCCATTCCACTACTTCATGGGAGCGCAAGGTTCTGTCATCACCTTCATCATCCTATTATTCGTCAACGCCAAAGTCAGCGACAAAATTGACGCCAAGTACGGCATCGACGAAAAGGCCAACGAAGTTCTAAGCGCAGGCAAAACACTAGATCACTAA
- a CDS encoding calcium-translocating P-type ATPase, PMCA-type: MDKFYKLPFEEVMKSIEVTKDGLTDSEVKKRQEQYGFNELGEEQRKSTFQVFMEQFKDFLVIILIVAALLSAFLGKFESTIVIVVVVIINAILGTVQHVKAEQSLKSLKSLSSPTAKVLRNGDKIEIPSKEVVVGDILYLDAGDYISADGRIIETHSLQVNESSLTGESISVLKTLDPINEDDVSIGDKTNMVFSGSFVTYGRAVIVVTEIGQKTEIGKIANLMESAKEKKTPLQMNLDNFGKKLAVAIIIIAVLIFVIDIIRGRTLIDSFMFAVALAVAAIPEALSSIVTIVLAFGTQKMAKENAIIRKLHAVESLGSISVICSDKTGTLTQNKMTVQKVFLDSEIHEHDKLRLDKKLHEKFLLMQLLCNDAETTKDKEIGDPTEIALVDFGEEIYELDEMETRRSYPRLKEVPFDSDRKLMSTVHTLDSKQVLITKGAVDVLMDRVVKIETSDGISNFSEEDRKKIEEVNHSFSESGLRVLAFAYKEVENYENISTKDEHDLIFVGLTAMMDPPRAESKEAVEQCISAGIKPVMITGDHKITASAIAKEIGIFRDGDKAVEGFELEKINDEDLKGMVEDISVYARVSPEHKIRIVRAWQEKGNIVAMTGDGVNDGPALKQANIGIAMGITGTEVAKDASSMVLTDDNFSTIVKAIANGRSIYANIKNSIRFLLAGNTAGILSVLYAAIGGLPVPFAPVHLLFINLLTDSMPAIAIGLEPHNKKVMDEKPRDVETPLLNKVFAARLLSEGFLIAVATLIAFHIGLTMDDPLTASTMAFSTLCLARLFHGFNARSRQSIFKVGLFSNLYLIGAVLIGIALLQLVLLVDPLKGIFEVATLTSAQFGYVYGLALMPLLLIQVYKLIFVKD; encoded by the coding sequence ATGGATAAATTCTATAAGTTACCCTTTGAAGAAGTGATGAAGTCTATTGAGGTTACAAAGGATGGCCTTACTGATTCGGAAGTGAAAAAAAGACAGGAGCAGTATGGTTTTAATGAACTTGGAGAAGAACAGCGAAAAAGCACTTTTCAGGTCTTTATGGAACAGTTTAAGGATTTTCTTGTCATTATTCTTATCGTAGCAGCTTTATTATCTGCCTTTTTAGGAAAATTTGAAAGCACCATCGTAATCGTAGTGGTGGTTATCATCAATGCCATTCTTGGAACCGTTCAGCATGTAAAGGCGGAGCAATCGCTAAAGAGCCTGAAAAGCCTGTCCTCGCCCACTGCCAAAGTTTTAAGAAATGGAGATAAAATTGAAATACCATCCAAGGAAGTCGTGGTGGGAGATATACTCTACCTTGATGCAGGAGATTACATAAGTGCGGATGGCAGAATCATCGAAACCCACAGCCTTCAGGTAAATGAAAGCTCCTTGACCGGTGAATCCATCAGTGTACTTAAGACCCTTGATCCGATTAATGAGGACGATGTTTCCATTGGCGATAAGACGAATATGGTTTTCTCCGGGAGCTTTGTTACATATGGAAGAGCAGTAATTGTGGTTACAGAAATCGGACAGAAAACGGAAATTGGTAAAATCGCTAACTTGATGGAAAGTGCTAAAGAAAAGAAAACGCCGCTTCAGATGAATCTTGATAATTTCGGAAAGAAGCTTGCCGTGGCTATTATTATCATTGCTGTTCTCATTTTTGTGATTGATATCATTCGGGGACGGACACTGATTGACTCCTTCATGTTTGCCGTTGCCTTGGCAGTCGCGGCCATACCGGAAGCTTTAAGCTCCATCGTGACAATCGTGCTTGCGTTTGGCACACAAAAGATGGCAAAGGAAAATGCCATCATTCGAAAGCTTCATGCAGTAGAAAGCCTCGGAAGCATCTCAGTCATTTGCTCAGATAAGACCGGTACCCTGACACAAAATAAAATGACCGTGCAGAAAGTGTTTCTGGATTCAGAAATCCATGAGCATGACAAATTGAGGCTGGACAAGAAGCTGCATGAAAAATTCCTTCTTATGCAGCTTTTGTGTAACGATGCAGAGACCACCAAGGATAAAGAGATTGGAGATCCCACCGAGATTGCCTTGGTGGATTTTGGGGAAGAAATTTATGAATTGGACGAAATGGAAACAAGAAGATCCTACCCTAGACTGAAGGAAGTCCCATTTGATTCTGACAGGAAGCTGATGAGTACTGTCCATACCCTAGATTCCAAACAGGTACTGATTACTAAGGGTGCCGTTGATGTTTTAATGGATAGGGTGGTAAAAATAGAAACTTCAGATGGCATATCCAATTTTTCAGAAGAGGACAGGAAGAAAATCGAGGAAGTGAATCATTCCTTTTCGGAAAGCGGACTGCGTGTGCTGGCCTTTGCTTATAAAGAGGTGGAGAATTATGAGAATATCTCGACAAAGGATGAACATGACTTAATATTTGTCGGATTGACTGCCATGATGGATCCTCCCCGTGCCGAGTCTAAGGAAGCGGTCGAACAATGCATTTCAGCAGGCATCAAACCGGTGATGATCACAGGAGACCATAAAATAACCGCTTCTGCGATAGCAAAGGAGATCGGGATTTTCAGAGATGGCGATAAAGCGGTGGAAGGATTTGAACTTGAAAAGATAAATGACGAGGACTTAAAAGGCATGGTGGAGGACATTTCCGTCTATGCACGAGTATCTCCAGAGCATAAAATACGAATTGTCCGAGCCTGGCAGGAAAAAGGGAATATCGTTGCAATGACCGGCGACGGAGTCAACGATGGTCCTGCATTGAAACAGGCGAACATTGGAATCGCCATGGGAATCACAGGAACGGAAGTGGCCAAGGATGCATCGTCAATGGTCTTGACAGATGATAACTTTTCCACCATCGTCAAGGCGATTGCCAATGGAAGAAGCATCTATGCCAACATCAAAAATTCCATTAGGTTCCTGCTTGCCGGTAACACCGCAGGAATTCTATCTGTTCTTTATGCTGCTATAGGAGGATTGCCTGTTCCATTTGCGCCAGTGCATCTGCTGTTCATCAATTTGCTGACAGATAGCATGCCGGCGATTGCAATTGGACTTGAACCTCATAATAAAAAAGTGATGGATGAAAAACCGCGGGATGTGGAAACCCCGCTTCTCAATAAAGTGTTTGCAGCCCGGCTCCTTAGTGAAGGATTCCTAATTGCCGTGGCTACCCTGATTGCTTTTCATATCGGACTAACCATGGATGACCCTTTGACAGCGAGTACCATGGCTTTTTCCACACTATGTCTTGCCCGTCTATTTCATGGCTTCAACGCACGTTCCAGACAGTCGATATTCAAAGTTGGATTGTTTTCAAACCTCTACTTGATAGGGGCAGTCTTAATAGGCATCGCGCTCTTGCAGCTTGTTCTGCTGGTTGATCCTTTAAAGGGGATATTTGAAGTTGCCACACTAACTTCTGCGCAGTTCGGCTATGTCTATGGTCTGGCACTTATGCCGCTGTTGCTGATTCAAGTGTATAAGTTGATATTTGTGAAGGATTGA
- a CDS encoding pyroglutamyl-peptidase I, which produces MTKTLLLTGFEPFLNFKINPTEEIVRELDQQIIGQYQVISRVLPVDFIESEKLLLEYMEELQPDAVVSLGLAAGRAHITPERIAINCKDAGGAPDNNGVVLQDAPINPDGPDGYFSTLPIRAMVNHLIENNFPAKISNTAGTYLCNNVMYATLHKLAQQGAGGKANPTDTDEPSTAHIPAGFIHIPASHQLATQLNNTPSWSQTDLTAAIKLTIETM; this is translated from the coding sequence ATGACCAAAACCCTACTTTTAACAGGTTTTGAACCGTTTTTAAATTTTAAAATCAATCCCACAGAGGAGATTGTCAGGGAGCTGGACCAACAGATAATTGGTCAATACCAAGTCATAAGCCGGGTGCTGCCTGTTGATTTCATCGAATCGGAAAAGTTGTTATTGGAGTATATGGAAGAGTTACAACCAGATGCCGTGGTTTCCCTCGGGCTTGCAGCGGGTCGGGCGCACATTACACCAGAGCGAATTGCAATCAATTGTAAGGATGCTGGTGGTGCGCCTGATAATAATGGCGTCGTGCTTCAGGATGCACCAATCAACCCAGATGGACCCGACGGCTACTTTTCCACCTTGCCGATCCGCGCGATGGTAAACCATTTAATTGAAAATAACTTTCCTGCAAAAATATCCAATACAGCAGGAACCTACCTATGTAATAACGTCATGTACGCGACCCTGCACAAGCTAGCGCAACAGGGGGCAGGTGGAAAGGCTAACCCTACTGATACCGATGAACCGAGCACAGCCCATATCCCGGCAGGCTTCATTCACATTCCAGCCTCACACCAGCTCGCGACCCAGCTCAACAACACACCAAGCTGGTCCCAGACTGACCTGACTGCAGCCATCAAACTGACAATTGAAACGATGTAA
- a CDS encoding chromate transporter encodes MIYWEIFLAFFIPGILGYGGGPASIPLVENEVVHRYGWLSVSEFSEVLALGNALPGPIATKMAGYIGYEQAGILGAAVGVFATVAPSLILMIALMSLLYKFRDSPKVKRMSNYVRPTIALLLGVMAFRFFAESYEASGTIQTVFLIIASYLLLEKWKVHPAYVIVGALTYGAILL; translated from the coding sequence ATCATATATTGGGAGATCTTCCTCGCCTTTTTTATACCGGGCATCCTAGGGTACGGCGGAGGCCCCGCATCCATTCCGCTGGTGGAAAACGAAGTCGTCCACCGCTACGGCTGGCTGTCGGTCTCTGAATTCAGTGAAGTACTTGCACTTGGAAACGCATTGCCAGGACCGATTGCAACCAAAATGGCAGGCTATATCGGCTACGAACAAGCAGGAATCCTAGGCGCAGCAGTCGGCGTATTCGCAACCGTTGCACCATCACTCATCCTGATGATCGCGCTCATGAGCCTCCTGTACAAATTCCGAGACTCACCTAAAGTAAAAAGAATGTCCAACTACGTGCGACCAACCATCGCACTCCTGCTTGGTGTCATGGCCTTTCGATTCTTCGCCGAATCCTACGAAGCAAGCGGCACCATCCAAACAGTGTTTCTAATTATCGCAAGCTACCTACTTCTTGAAAAATGGAAAGTGCACCCCGCATACGTCATTGTGGGAGCATTAACTTACGGAGCAATATTACTTTGA
- a CDS encoding chromate transporter, whose protein sequence is MKQWDLFIAFFRVGMLGYGGGPSSIPLVHKEVVGKYKWLSDDDFSDILALANTLPGPINTKMAGYIGYRVGGYTGMMNAVLASTIPTIILMIVLLTTLTSFKDQAWVQGMTKAVLPVVGVLLAVLTWDFLSKSQKGLGWPIAIFLILASFLFIEILGIHPGIVIALLLAAAVLKKDKPKPEKGGTQS, encoded by the coding sequence ATGAAGCAATGGGACTTATTTATCGCATTCTTCCGTGTTGGGATGCTCGGATACGGCGGAGGTCCGTCCAGCATTCCACTTGTACATAAAGAGGTAGTAGGCAAGTACAAATGGCTCTCAGATGATGATTTCTCTGACATCCTCGCACTTGCCAACACACTGCCCGGACCCATCAACACCAAAATGGCCGGTTACATCGGATATCGCGTCGGCGGCTACACAGGCATGATGAACGCCGTCCTAGCCTCCACCATCCCGACCATCATACTCATGATCGTCTTGCTCACCACGCTTACTAGCTTCAAAGACCAAGCATGGGTGCAGGGCATGACCAAAGCAGTTCTCCCTGTAGTCGGAGTCTTACTTGCCGTCCTGACATGGGACTTTCTTTCAAAATCACAAAAAGGACTAGGTTGGCCGATCGCCATCTTCCTGATCCTAGCTAGTTTCCTATTCATCGAGATTCTCGGCATCCATCCAGGAATCGTCATTGCACTATTACTTGCAGCGGCAGTCCTGAAAAAAGACAAACCAAAACCTGAAAAAGGAGGGACCCAATCATGA
- a CDS encoding gamma-glutamyltransferase family protein, producing the protein MTLKLDYLNNPYPSNRNTVFAQNGMVATSQPLAAQAGLNILKKGGNAIDAAIATAACLTVVEPTSNGIGGDAFALVWTKGELHGLNASGPAPQSISIEAVKERGHDTMPKMGLIPVTVPGAPSAWAELSKKFGKLPLSEVLQPAIDYAEKGYPISPTLGKYWKGAYNAYKKLCTTEEFTHWFETFAPDGRAPEIGEIWSSKGHADTLRQIGETNGEAFYRGELAHKIADFSKQHNGFLTYEDLAAYQPEWVQPIKVNYRGYDVWEIPPNGQGIVALMALNMLKEDTFTERDSLETYHKQIEAMKLAFADAKKYVSDTTTMNHTAEDLLSDSFAKERRGLITDTALTPEPGTPPKGGTVYLATADGEGNMVSFIQSNYMGFGSGVVVPGTGIGLQNRGHDFSLDPEHENALAPGKKTYHTIIPGFLTKNNEAVGPFGVMGGYMQPQGHMQVVMNTVDFHLNPQAALDAPRWQWMEGKTVHVEHHFPQHLAQALQRKGHNIQITLDGGSFGRGQIIWRDPKTGTLTGGTEPRTDGSIAAW; encoded by the coding sequence ATGACACTCAAACTCGACTATCTGAACAACCCATATCCATCCAACCGTAACACTGTATTCGCTCAAAACGGCATGGTTGCCACATCACAGCCATTAGCTGCACAAGCGGGACTCAATATCCTGAAAAAAGGAGGAAACGCCATCGACGCAGCCATCGCCACCGCAGCATGCCTGACCGTCGTGGAACCAACCTCCAATGGAATCGGCGGCGACGCATTCGCCCTCGTCTGGACAAAAGGAGAGCTTCACGGCCTAAACGCAAGCGGCCCAGCACCACAATCCATCTCGATCGAAGCGGTTAAAGAAAGAGGCCACGACACGATGCCGAAAATGGGCCTCATCCCAGTAACCGTTCCCGGCGCACCTTCCGCCTGGGCAGAGCTATCGAAGAAATTTGGCAAACTACCACTCTCAGAAGTGCTGCAACCTGCCATCGACTACGCGGAAAAAGGCTACCCAATCTCGCCGACACTCGGCAAGTACTGGAAAGGCGCCTACAATGCCTATAAAAAACTCTGCACAACCGAAGAATTCACGCACTGGTTTGAAACATTCGCACCAGACGGACGTGCGCCTGAAATCGGAGAAATCTGGTCTTCAAAAGGCCACGCTGACACCTTAAGACAAATCGGCGAAACAAACGGAGAAGCTTTCTACCGCGGCGAGTTAGCCCACAAGATCGCTGACTTCTCCAAGCAGCACAATGGCTTCCTTACATACGAAGACCTAGCAGCCTACCAACCGGAATGGGTGCAGCCCATCAAGGTCAACTACCGAGGCTATGACGTCTGGGAGATCCCGCCGAACGGCCAAGGAATCGTCGCCCTTATGGCACTCAATATGCTAAAAGAGGACACCTTCACTGAACGCGACAGTCTCGAAACCTATCACAAACAAATTGAAGCAATGAAACTTGCATTTGCTGACGCCAAGAAATACGTTTCAGATACAACGACCATGAACCACACAGCAGAAGATTTGCTGTCCGATTCCTTTGCAAAAGAAAGAAGGGGCCTCATCACCGACACAGCCCTAACGCCAGAACCGGGAACCCCGCCAAAAGGAGGAACCGTCTATTTGGCAACTGCCGATGGGGAAGGGAATATGGTATCCTTTATCCAGAGCAACTACATGGGCTTCGGATCAGGCGTCGTCGTCCCAGGAACCGGAATCGGCCTGCAAAACAGAGGACATGATTTCTCCCTTGACCCAGAACACGAAAACGCCCTGGCACCAGGGAAGAAAACATACCACACCATCATCCCTGGCTTCCTGACAAAAAATAACGAAGCAGTCGGACCGTTCGGCGTCATGGGAGGCTACATGCAGCCACAAGGACACATGCAAGTCGTCATGAACACCGTCGACTTCCACCTCAACCCGCAGGCTGCCCTGGACGCACCTAGATGGCAGTGGATGGAAGGCAAAACCGTTCACGTCGAGCACCACTTCCCGCAACACTTGGCCCAAGCACTCCAACGCAAAGGCCACAACATCCAAATCACACTCGACGGAGGCAGCTTCGGCCGCGGCCAAATCATCTGGCGCGACCCAAAAACCGGCACCCTCACAGGAGGAACCGAACCAAGAACCGACGGCTCCATCGCAGCGTGGTAG
- a CDS encoding transposase, with translation MPRNPRMWFPGAMYHVTTRGNRRSIIFFEPKDYHTYKRILLEIKHKYPFKLHAYCLMTNHTHLLIETENTNISLIMQKINTKYAQYINRKYKLTGHLLEGRFKSSIIQDIDYQIDVSKYIHQNPVAAQMVHNPEDYPFSSYKQYFYNNQHDPLVTTKDILKYFSTTHHEGSYPQYVNTPNTRIHFTPNNKAKFLILKK, from the coding sequence ATGCCCAGAAACCCAAGAATGTGGTTCCCCGGAGCCATGTACCACGTCACCACACGAGGAAACCGCCGCAGCATCATCTTCTTTGAACCTAAAGACTATCACACCTACAAGCGCATCCTCCTCGAAATCAAACACAAATACCCGTTCAAACTGCACGCCTACTGCCTTATGACCAACCACACACACCTGCTCATCGAAACCGAAAACACCAACATCAGTCTCATCATGCAAAAAATCAACACCAAATACGCCCAATACATCAACCGCAAATACAAACTCACCGGCCACCTCCTAGAAGGAAGATTCAAATCCAGCATCATCCAAGACATCGATTACCAGATTGACGTCAGCAAATACATCCACCAGAACCCTGTCGCCGCCCAAATGGTCCACAACCCGGAGGACTACCCATTCAGCAGCTACAAGCAATACTTCTACAACAACCAACACGACCCGCTCGTCACCACTAAAGACATCCTTAAATACTTTTCCACCACCCACCACGAAGGCTCCTACCCACAATACGTCAACACCCCAAACACCCGAATCCATTTCACCCCCAACAACAAAGCAAAATTTCTTATTTTGAAAAAATAA